The Xanthomonas sontii genome contains a region encoding:
- a CDS encoding response regulator transcription factor: protein MNTDTPLGLLVDDDPLYLRTLQRTLARRGLETRTADSAAAALALAAEAPPDYALIDLKLGDESGLALIQPLRAIRADMRILLVTGYASIATAVEAIKLGADDYLPKPATVPMILRAIGLEAEEDDDEDGSDVPDAMTPLSRLQWEHIQQAMHETGGNVSAAARLLGMHRRSLQRKLAKRPSPQRDPPR, encoded by the coding sequence ATGAACACCGACACCCCGCTGGGCCTGCTGGTCGACGACGATCCGCTGTACCTGCGCACCCTGCAGCGCACCCTCGCCCGCCGCGGCCTGGAGACGCGCACCGCCGACAGCGCCGCCGCCGCACTGGCGCTGGCCGCCGAGGCGCCGCCGGACTACGCACTGATCGACCTCAAGCTCGGCGACGAATCCGGGCTGGCGCTGATCCAGCCGCTGCGCGCGATCCGCGCCGACATGCGCATCCTGCTGGTCACCGGCTACGCCAGCATCGCCACCGCGGTGGAGGCGATCAAGCTCGGCGCCGACGACTACCTGCCCAAGCCGGCCACGGTGCCGATGATCCTGCGCGCGATCGGCCTGGAGGCCGAGGAGGACGACGACGAGGACGGCAGCGACGTGCCGGACGCGATGACCCCGCTCAGCCGCCTGCAGTGGGAGCACATCCAGCAGGCCATGCACGAGACCGGCGGCAACGTCTCCGCCGCCGCGCGCCTGCTCGGCATGCACCGCCGCTCGCTGCAGCGCAAGCTGGCCAAGCGGCCCAGCCCGCAGCGCGATCCGCCACGCTGA
- a CDS encoding bifunctional diguanylate cyclase/phosphodiesterase, with protein MLKSPPPALLDEPQRLSALRQLCLLDTPADQVFDLVTQLASRYLRVPIALVSLIDEQRQWFKSRVGLEVPQTPRSQAFCAYAIHSPELMVVPDARQDPRFRDNPLVTGPPFIRFYAGAPLLMADGASLGTLCVIDSEPRHEFDEVARRTLQDLRDLLMVRIDTLRNSGFVDALTGLPNRSRFNDDLTMWLSLQTADHHDTAVAIDVCGIDYFRDMVKALGWEYAEGYLLATRDRLRKALGNLPLYRIDTTTFVFIMEGSDAAHLEYWCEHLCDAFAAAIDHQGIPHAASPSLGAVRLDGALSANHTVRSLTTAVDMARQRGQRWSLYERNHDANQRNAFRILAALPEALEARGQLSLHYQPRVSLRSGECVGVEALLRWQHPLLGTVAPNDFIPLAEKTALMSRITAWVLRTGIAQAALWQQRGYRFSVSLNVSAVDLEQADFIARLQALLQQHALAPGALEIEFTESAMIRDPQRVAEQLQQISALGVKIAIDDFGTGYSNLGYLKNIPASALKIDQSFIRTLPGSRSDGMLVPSMIHLGHDFGQQVVAEGIESATVYRMLRDWGCDEGQGYWIARPMPAEALDAWLAEPWQGDDA; from the coding sequence ATGCTGAAGTCTCCCCCACCCGCCTTGCTGGACGAGCCGCAACGGCTCAGCGCCCTGCGCCAGCTGTGTCTGCTGGACACGCCGGCCGACCAGGTCTTCGATCTGGTCACACAGTTGGCGTCCCGCTACCTGCGGGTGCCGATCGCGCTGGTCTCGCTGATCGACGAACAGCGCCAGTGGTTCAAGTCCCGGGTCGGCCTGGAGGTTCCGCAGACGCCGCGCAGCCAGGCGTTCTGCGCCTATGCGATCCACAGCCCGGAACTGATGGTGGTGCCCGATGCCCGCCAGGATCCGCGTTTCCGCGACAACCCGCTGGTCACCGGCCCGCCGTTCATCCGCTTCTACGCCGGCGCGCCGCTGCTGATGGCCGACGGCGCCAGCCTGGGTACGCTGTGCGTGATCGACAGCGAGCCGCGCCATGAGTTCGACGAGGTCGCGCGCCGCACCCTGCAGGACCTGCGCGACCTGCTGATGGTGCGCATCGACACCCTGCGCAACAGCGGCTTCGTCGATGCGCTGACCGGCCTGCCCAACCGCAGCCGCTTCAACGACGACCTGACCATGTGGCTGTCGCTGCAGACCGCCGACCACCACGACACCGCAGTGGCGATCGACGTGTGCGGCATCGACTATTTCCGCGACATGGTCAAGGCGCTGGGCTGGGAGTACGCCGAGGGCTACCTGCTGGCCACCCGCGACCGCCTGCGCAAGGCGCTGGGCAACCTGCCGCTGTACCGCATCGACACCACCACCTTCGTGTTCATCATGGAAGGCAGCGACGCGGCGCATCTGGAGTACTGGTGCGAGCACCTCTGCGACGCCTTCGCCGCGGCGATCGACCACCAGGGCATTCCGCATGCGGCCAGCCCCTCGCTGGGCGCGGTGCGCCTGGACGGGGCGCTGAGCGCCAATCACACGGTGCGCTCGCTGACCACCGCGGTGGACATGGCGCGCCAGCGTGGGCAGCGCTGGAGCCTGTACGAGCGCAACCATGACGCCAACCAGCGCAATGCGTTCCGGATCCTGGCCGCCTTGCCCGAAGCGCTGGAGGCGCGCGGCCAGCTGAGCCTGCACTACCAGCCACGGGTGAGCCTGCGCAGCGGCGAATGCGTGGGCGTGGAAGCGCTGCTGCGCTGGCAGCATCCGCTGCTGGGCACGGTGGCGCCGAACGACTTCATCCCGCTGGCGGAAAAGACCGCACTGATGAGCCGCATCACCGCCTGGGTGCTGCGCACCGGCATCGCCCAGGCGGCGCTGTGGCAGCAGCGCGGCTATCGCTTCAGCGTCTCACTGAACGTGTCGGCGGTGGACCTGGAACAGGCCGACTTCATCGCCCGGCTGCAGGCGCTGCTGCAGCAGCATGCGCTGGCGCCCGGCGCACTGGAGATCGAATTCACCGAGAGCGCGATGATCCGCGATCCGCAGCGGGTGGCCGAACAACTGCAGCAGATCAGCGCGCTCGGGGTGAAGATCGCCATCGACGACTTCGGCACCGGCTACAGCAACCTCGGCTATCTCAAGAACATTCCGGCCAGCGCACTGAAGATCGACCAGTCGTTCATCCGCACCCTGCCCGGCAGCCGCAGCGACGGCATGCTGGTGCCGTCGATGATCCATCTCGGCCACGACTTCGGCCAGCAGGTGGTGGCCGAAGGCATCGAGAGCGCAACCGTGTACCGGATGCTGCGCGATTGGGGCTGCGACGAAGGCCAGGGCTACTGGATCGCGCGGCCGATGCCGGCCGAGGCGCTCGACGCCTGGCTGGCCGAGCCGTGGCAGGGCGACGACGCCTGA
- a CDS encoding sodium/sugar symporter, whose product MGLATLDVAIVVVYLAGIFLLAQWVSREKAGHRKSAEDYFLASKTLPWWAIGASLIAANISAEQIIGMAGSGYAIGLAIASYEWMAALTLLIVGKFFLPIFLRNGIYTMPQFLEQRYGKWIRTLMAVFWLLLYVFVNLTSILWLGSIAVSQVTGMDQTLALALIGVFALVYQLYGGLKAVALTDIVQVTLLVLGGLLVAGLTLSRIGDGAGVLAGFRHLWNAHPEHFHMILSKDNPFYKDLPGLSVLLGGLWVMNISYWGFNQYIIQRALAAKNIGEAQKGMVFAAFLKLLMPVVVVVPGIAAVVLAPDLAKPDQAYPTMMQLLPSGILGLVFAALVAAIVASLASKINSVATIFTLDFYAKFRPQADQPQLVRVGRVAAVTSVLIGILTARPLLGNFDQGFQFIQEFTGFFTPGVVVIFMLGLFWKRANEAGALTAAIGSVLLSFALKKLWPELPFMDRIGLVFVLSLVAAVLVSLLTPQAPARDLIRTDDVRYGTTLGFKLGAAAVIAILVALYAVFW is encoded by the coding sequence GTGGGGTTGGCGACGTTGGATGTGGCGATCGTGGTGGTCTACCTGGCGGGCATCTTCCTGCTCGCGCAATGGGTCTCGCGGGAGAAGGCCGGGCACCGCAAGAGTGCCGAGGACTACTTCCTGGCCAGCAAGACCCTGCCGTGGTGGGCGATCGGCGCCTCGCTGATCGCGGCGAACATCTCCGCCGAGCAGATCATCGGCATGGCCGGCTCCGGCTACGCGATCGGCCTGGCGATCGCCTCCTACGAGTGGATGGCGGCGCTGACCCTGTTGATCGTCGGCAAGTTCTTCCTGCCGATCTTCCTGCGCAACGGCATCTACACCATGCCGCAGTTCCTGGAGCAGCGTTACGGCAAGTGGATCCGCACGCTGATGGCGGTGTTCTGGCTGCTGCTGTACGTGTTCGTCAACCTGACCTCGATCCTGTGGCTGGGCTCGATCGCGGTGAGCCAGGTCACCGGCATGGATCAGACCCTGGCGCTGGCGCTGATCGGCGTGTTCGCGCTGGTGTACCAGCTGTACGGCGGGCTGAAGGCGGTGGCGCTGACCGACATCGTCCAAGTCACCCTGCTGGTGCTGGGCGGTCTGCTGGTCGCCGGACTGACCCTCTCGCGGATCGGCGACGGCGCCGGCGTGCTCGCCGGCTTCCGCCACCTGTGGAACGCGCACCCCGAGCACTTCCACATGATCCTGTCCAAGGACAACCCGTTCTACAAGGACCTGCCGGGCCTGAGCGTGCTGCTCGGCGGCCTGTGGGTGATGAACATCAGCTACTGGGGCTTCAACCAGTACATCATCCAGCGTGCGCTGGCGGCCAAGAACATCGGCGAGGCGCAGAAGGGCATGGTGTTCGCCGCGTTCCTGAAGCTGCTGATGCCGGTGGTGGTGGTGGTGCCGGGCATCGCCGCGGTGGTGCTGGCGCCGGACCTGGCCAAGCCCGACCAGGCCTATCCGACCATGATGCAGTTGCTGCCCAGCGGCATCCTCGGCCTGGTGTTCGCCGCGCTGGTGGCGGCGATCGTGGCCTCGCTGGCGTCCAAGATCAATTCGGTGGCGACCATCTTCACCCTGGACTTCTACGCCAAGTTCCGCCCGCAGGCCGACCAGCCGCAACTGGTGCGGGTCGGCCGCGTGGCCGCGGTGACCTCGGTGCTGATCGGCATCCTCACCGCGCGGCCGCTGCTGGGCAATTTCGACCAGGGCTTCCAGTTCATCCAGGAATTCACCGGCTTCTTCACCCCGGGCGTGGTGGTGATCTTCATGCTCGGACTGTTCTGGAAGCGCGCCAACGAGGCCGGCGCGCTGACCGCGGCGATCGGCTCGGTGCTGCTGTCGTTCGCGCTGAAGAAGCTGTGGCCGGAACTGCCGTTCATGGACCGCATCGGCCTGGTGTTCGTGCTGTCGCTGGTGGCGGCGGTGCTGGTGTCGCTGCTGACCCCGCAGGCGCCGGCGCGCGACCTGATCCGCACCGACGACGTGCGCTACGGCACCACGCTGGGCTTCAAGCTCGGCGCCGCGGCGGTGATCGCGATCCTGGTGGCGTTGTACGCGGTGTTCTGGTGA
- a CDS encoding exo 1,3/1,4-beta-D-glucan glucohydrolase has product MRSPFLGGSLLHTQTAGARAPLRTALAAAAALGLLALAAAVPGRSVPVAPAAAPPPPIHPDRWPSPAWPLKEDPALEARITKLMAQMSVEQKVGQTVQGDIGSMTPEDARKYHIGSVLAGGNSDPGGKYDASPAQWLALADAYYTASMQTDGAGPAIPIIFGIDAVHGQSNIVGATLFPHNIGLGATRDPELMRKIGEITAAETRTTGMEWTFAPTVAVPQDDRWGRTYEGYSESPEVVASFAGKVVEGLQGVPGTPGFLDGSHVISSVKHFLGDGGTTDGKDQGDTRISEQQLRDIHGAGYPPAIAAGAQTVMASFNSVNGVKMHGNTVMLTDVLKGQMHFGGFVVGDWNGHGQVPGCRNDDCPAAFNAGVDMLMAPDSWKGVYENALKAVKSGQIPMTRLDDAVRRILRVKLRLGLFEAGKPSQRPLGGKFELLGAPEHRAVARQAVRESLVLLKNQGQLLPLKPQLKLLVAGDGANDMGRQAGGWTLNWQGTGTKRADYPNGTTIWEGLQQQVGAAGGSAELAVDGKFATKPDVAVVVFGEHPYAEFQGDIATLLYKPGDDSDLELIKSLKAQGIPVVAVFLSGRPLWVNREINAADAFVAAWLPGSEGAGIADVLLRKADGSVQYDFHGKLSFSWPRTAVQFANNVGQKNYSPQFAFGYGLTYEDKGDLSRLSEVSGVSGAQAVGGVYLDRGKPAAGINLILFGGTQANLPAATFPAALADGSLKVTAIDHKAQEDARRFVWSGSGKSGLALVLPKPLDVSRESNGDVQLILTLKVDAAPSAAARIGVACGHDCGARVDLGKALAALPKGEWRTLGVPLKCFAVAGADLTRLERLPLIESDGTLDLSLSRIALGSSNDAQSVVDCPLH; this is encoded by the coding sequence ATGCGTTCGCCGTTCCTGGGAGGGAGTCTCTTGCACACACAGACCGCTGGCGCGCGCGCGCCGCTTCGCACGGCGCTGGCCGCGGCCGCTGCGCTTGGCCTGCTGGCGTTGGCCGCCGCCGTTCCCGGTCGCTCCGTGCCGGTCGCACCGGCGGCCGCGCCGCCGCCGCCGATCCATCCGGACCGGTGGCCGTCGCCGGCCTGGCCGTTGAAGGAGGATCCGGCGCTGGAGGCGCGCATCACCAAGCTGATGGCGCAGATGTCGGTGGAGCAGAAGGTCGGGCAGACCGTGCAGGGCGACATCGGCAGCATGACCCCGGAGGACGCGCGCAAGTACCACATCGGCTCGGTGCTGGCTGGCGGCAATTCCGATCCCGGCGGCAAGTACGACGCCAGCCCGGCGCAGTGGCTGGCGCTGGCCGATGCCTATTACACGGCGTCGATGCAAACCGACGGCGCCGGCCCGGCGATCCCGATCATCTTCGGCATCGACGCGGTGCACGGTCAGAGCAACATCGTCGGCGCCACGCTGTTCCCGCACAACATCGGCCTGGGCGCGACCCGCGACCCGGAGCTGATGCGCAAGATCGGCGAGATCACTGCCGCCGAGACCCGTACCACCGGCATGGAGTGGACCTTCGCCCCGACCGTGGCGGTGCCGCAGGACGACCGCTGGGGCCGCACTTACGAAGGCTATTCGGAGTCGCCCGAGGTGGTGGCCAGCTTCGCCGGCAAGGTGGTCGAGGGGCTGCAGGGCGTGCCCGGCACGCCGGGTTTCCTGGACGGGTCGCACGTGATCTCCTCGGTCAAGCACTTCCTCGGCGATGGCGGCACCACCGACGGCAAGGACCAGGGCGATACCCGGATCAGCGAGCAGCAGCTGCGCGACATCCACGGCGCCGGCTATCCGCCGGCGATCGCCGCGGGGGCGCAAACGGTGATGGCCTCGTTCAACAGCGTCAACGGGGTCAAGATGCACGGCAACACGGTCATGCTCACCGACGTGCTGAAGGGGCAGATGCATTTCGGCGGCTTCGTGGTCGGCGACTGGAACGGCCACGGCCAGGTGCCCGGCTGCCGCAACGACGATTGCCCGGCCGCGTTCAACGCCGGCGTGGACATGCTGATGGCGCCGGACAGCTGGAAGGGCGTCTACGAGAACGCGCTGAAGGCGGTGAAGTCGGGGCAGATCCCGATGACGCGGCTGGACGATGCGGTGCGGCGCATCCTGCGGGTCAAGCTGCGCCTGGGCCTGTTCGAGGCCGGCAAGCCGTCGCAGCGTCCGCTCGGCGGCAAGTTCGAGCTGCTCGGCGCGCCCGAACACCGCGCGGTGGCGCGGCAGGCGGTGCGCGAATCGCTGGTGCTGCTGAAGAACCAGGGGCAGCTGTTGCCGCTGAAGCCGCAGCTCAAGCTGCTGGTGGCCGGCGACGGCGCCAACGACATGGGCAGGCAGGCCGGCGGCTGGACCCTCAACTGGCAGGGCACCGGCACCAAGCGCGCCGACTACCCCAACGGCACCACCATCTGGGAAGGCCTGCAGCAGCAGGTCGGCGCCGCCGGCGGCAGCGCCGAACTGGCGGTGGACGGCAAGTTCGCGACCAAGCCGGACGTGGCGGTGGTGGTGTTCGGCGAGCATCCCTATGCCGAGTTCCAGGGCGACATCGCCACGCTGCTGTACAAGCCCGGCGACGACAGCGACTTGGAACTCATCAAGTCGCTCAAGGCCCAGGGCATTCCGGTGGTGGCGGTGTTCCTGAGCGGGCGGCCGCTGTGGGTGAACCGCGAGATCAACGCCGCCGACGCCTTCGTCGCGGCCTGGTTGCCGGGTTCGGAAGGCGCCGGCATCGCCGACGTGCTGCTGCGCAAGGCGGACGGCAGCGTGCAGTACGACTTCCACGGCAAGCTGAGCTTCTCCTGGCCGCGCACCGCGGTGCAGTTCGCCAACAACGTCGGGCAGAAGAACTACAGCCCGCAGTTCGCTTTCGGCTACGGCCTCACCTACGAGGACAAGGGCGATCTGAGCCGGCTGTCCGAGGTGTCGGGCGTGTCCGGCGCGCAGGCGGTGGGCGGGGTGTACCTGGACCGCGGCAAGCCGGCGGCGGGCATCAACCTGATCCTGTTCGGCGGCACGCAGGCCAATCTGCCGGCGGCGACCTTCCCGGCGGCACTGGCCGACGGATCGCTGAAGGTCACCGCGATCGACCACAAGGCGCAGGAGGATGCGCGCCGCTTCGTCTGGTCCGGCAGCGGCAAGTCCGGCTTGGCGCTGGTGTTGCCCAAGCCGCTGGACGTCTCGCGCGAGAGCAATGGCGACGTGCAACTGATCCTGACGTTGAAGGTGGACGCGGCGCCCAGCGCAGCCGCGCGCATCGGCGTGGCCTGCGGCCACGACTGCGGCGCGCGCGTGGATCTGGGCAAGGCCTTGGCTGCGCTGCCCAAGGGCGAGTGGCGCACCCTAGGCGTGCCGCTGAAGTGCTTCGCGGTGGCCGGCGCCGACCTGACCCGGCTTGAGCGCCTGCCCTTGATCGAGAGCGACGGCACGCTGGATCTGTCGCTGTCGCGGATCGCGCTGGGCAGCAGCAACGACGCGCAGAGCGTGGTCGACTGCCCGCTGCATTGA
- a CDS encoding RHS repeat domain-containing protein gives MCTYIWNAHEQLVEIKQGTASIASFGYDPLGRRVSKTEGGQTVSYMYDGLDAVQETQGGAVNPILTGLGIDERCARNEASGRAYFLSDALGSTRALTNASGALIQRYDYTPYGQTSQASAGASNPYQYTGRERDASGFYYYRARYYRSELGHFVSEDPIGLAGGANAYSYVHGSPLMYGDPLGLFDLPSIPQPVVDAVAGFGDSLSFGLTNYIRDQWGINGAVEKSSADIIAGAGRTSIWWTSLLVGGGLVGSATRAGRIGGNCGCGQ, from the coding sequence GTGTGTACCTACATCTGGAACGCACATGAGCAATTGGTCGAGATCAAACAGGGAACGGCGAGCATCGCCAGTTTTGGCTATGACCCGCTTGGTCGAAGAGTGAGCAAGACCGAAGGCGGGCAGACCGTCAGCTACATGTACGACGGGCTGGACGCCGTCCAGGAGACCCAGGGCGGCGCCGTCAATCCGATCCTGACCGGGCTGGGCATCGATGAGCGCTGTGCGCGTAATGAAGCCAGCGGACGGGCGTACTTCCTGAGCGATGCGCTTGGCAGTACGCGTGCACTCACCAACGCCAGCGGTGCCTTGATCCAGCGCTACGACTACACCCCTTACGGACAGACCAGTCAAGCCAGCGCTGGGGCCAGCAACCCCTATCAGTACACGGGGCGGGAGCGGGATGCGAGCGGGTTTTATTACTACCGGGCGCGGTACTATCGGTCAGAGTTGGGGCACTTTGTTAGTGAGGACCCCATCGGGTTGGCCGGTGGAGCAAATGCATATTCCTACGTCCATGGTTCCCCATTGATGTATGGAGATCCTTTAGGTCTTTTTGATTTGCCATCAATTCCCCAGCCGGTAGTAGATGCGGTAGCAGGTTTTGGCGACTCGTTGTCATTTGGGTTGACGAACTACATCCGGGATCAATGGGGTATTAATGGCGCAGTTGAAAAAAGTAGCGCCGACATAATTGCTGGTGCAGGAAGAACGAGCATTTGGTGGACATCCCTTTTAGTAGGAGGCGGCTTAGTGGGTTCGGCAACGCGCGCAGGAAGAATTGGAGGTAATTGTGGTTGTGGCCAATAA
- a CDS encoding RHS repeat-associated core domain-containing protein codes for MEGSGYTSDGDLQSATDPLGRVTRLDYGANRCLTAVTDPGGRTARFACDGAGLPLSATNAIGQTIAFQYAGYDLAGMVDPLGRSTRFQYDSLGRVTGSRDDLGNATRQEYDALGRVSKAYDAAGNVTEFGYDKNGNVVAILLPHGNGITYTYDERNRPLTRTDALGQSETWTYDTMDRVASYTDRKGQKKTFTYDVLGRLSVVTEADGRTQTFTYDAGNRRVALMDSAAGTLSWDYDLFDQVTKAITPQGNIVYEYDAAGRRTKMIAANQAALEYRYDAVDRLRSLLQGSETVAFDYDAADRLTETTLPNGVKTGYAYNTANQTTGIAWLKPDGTALGEIGYGYDQVGRLVAQTGSFAPQALPAARSGSFDDNNRQTQADGQTLSYDANGNLLSDGVRTYVWNARDQLVEIKQGTASIASFGYDPLGRRVSKTEGGQTISYLYDGLDAVQETQGGTVNPILTGLGIDERYARNEASGRAYFLTDALGSTRALTNASGALIQRYDYTPYGQTSQASAGTSNPYQYTGRERDASGLYYYRARYYQPGMGRFASEDPIGLSGGANVYAYVGGNPMSYIDPYGLWAWGDELPQGLVDFSAGMGDTLSFGLTNSVRDMMGTNGAVNQCSGQYSAGEWSGIGVSLTFGGAHLGRNAVNQGAKGLERLIFDKRTWGSVQRTWSRSVGGYRGRFELHHWFTPRSAGGSNAGWNYLPVSGRLNNLMSNGGIAYNIFKFTTLGIYGAVPMAMMNGCECK; via the coding sequence GTGGAAGGCTCCGGCTACACCAGCGACGGCGACCTGCAATCGGCGACGGATCCGCTAGGGCGGGTCACGCGCCTGGACTACGGCGCCAACCGCTGCCTGACCGCGGTCACCGACCCTGGCGGCCGCACGGCGCGCTTCGCCTGCGATGGCGCGGGCCTGCCGTTGAGCGCGACCAATGCGATCGGCCAGACGATCGCTTTTCAGTACGCTGGCTACGATCTGGCCGGCATGGTCGATCCCCTGGGGCGCAGCACGCGCTTCCAGTACGACAGCCTCGGCAGGGTAACCGGCAGCCGCGACGACCTGGGCAACGCCACGCGCCAGGAATACGACGCGCTTGGCCGTGTCAGCAAGGCCTACGACGCCGCCGGCAACGTGACCGAGTTCGGCTACGACAAGAACGGCAACGTCGTGGCGATCCTGCTGCCGCACGGCAACGGCATCACCTATACCTACGACGAGCGCAACCGTCCGCTGACCCGTACCGACGCACTGGGCCAGTCCGAGACATGGACCTACGACACCATGGACCGGGTCGCCAGCTACACCGATCGCAAGGGCCAGAAAAAGACCTTCACCTACGACGTGCTTGGGCGCCTGTCGGTGGTCACCGAGGCCGACGGGCGCACCCAGACCTTCACCTACGACGCCGGCAATCGCCGTGTCGCGCTGATGGATTCGGCAGCGGGCACCCTGAGCTGGGACTACGACCTGTTCGACCAGGTCACCAAGGCTATCACTCCGCAAGGCAACATCGTCTACGAATACGACGCCGCGGGCCGCCGCACCAAGATGATCGCGGCCAACCAGGCGGCACTGGAATACCGCTACGACGCCGTCGACCGCCTGCGCAGCTTGCTGCAGGGGAGCGAGACCGTGGCGTTCGATTACGACGCCGCCGATCGCCTCACCGAGACCACGCTGCCCAACGGAGTCAAGACCGGGTACGCCTACAACACCGCCAACCAGACCACCGGCATCGCCTGGCTCAAACCGGACGGCACGGCCCTGGGCGAGATCGGCTACGGCTACGACCAGGTCGGCCGCCTGGTGGCGCAGACCGGTAGCTTCGCCCCGCAGGCGCTGCCGGCGGCCCGCAGCGGCAGCTTCGACGACAACAACCGGCAAACCCAGGCCGACGGCCAGACGCTCAGCTACGACGCCAACGGCAACCTGCTCTCCGATGGCGTACGCACCTACGTCTGGAACGCACGCGACCAGTTGGTCGAAATCAAACAGGGAACGGCGAGCATCGCCAGTTTCGGCTACGACCCGCTGGGCCGAAGAGTGAGCAAGACCGAAGGCGGGCAGACGATCAGCTATCTGTACGATGGGCTGGACGCGGTGCAGGAAACCCAGGGCGGCACCGTCAACCCGATCCTGACCGGGCTTGGCATCGACGAACGTTATGCGCGCAACGAAGCCAGCGGACGTGCGTACTTCCTGACAGACGCCCTTGGCAGCACCCGCGCACTTACCAACGCCAGCGGTGCCTTGATCCAGCGCTACGACTACACGCCTTACGGACAGACCAGTCAAGCCAGCGCAGGGACCAGCAACCCGTATCAGTACACGGGGCGGGAGCGGGATGCGAGTGGGCTTTATTACTACCGGGCGCGGTACTACCAGCCGGGTATGGGGCGATTTGCTAGTGAGGATCCGATCGGATTGAGTGGCGGAGCCAATGTGTACGCTTATGTGGGTGGTAACCCCATGTCTTATATCGATCCTTATGGACTATGGGCCTGGGGCGATGAGCTTCCGCAGGGGCTAGTAGATTTTTCGGCCGGGATGGGTGATACGTTATCCTTCGGGTTGACAAATTCCGTGCGCGATATGATGGGAACCAATGGGGCTGTTAATCAGTGCTCAGGGCAATACAGTGCCGGTGAATGGAGCGGGATTGGTGTGAGTTTGACTTTTGGCGGCGCTCATCTGGGCAGAAATGCAGTTAACCAAGGGGCAAAAGGTCTCGAGAGGCTGATTTTCGATAAAAGAACTTGGGGTAGCGTGCAGCGTACTTGGAGTAGAAGCGTGGGAGGTTATCGTGGACGTTTTGAGCTGCATCATTGGTTCACTCCCCGATCTGCTGGTGGGTCGAATGCCGGTTGGAATTACTTGCCTGTCTCTGGGCGACTAAATAACCTCATGTCGAATGGTGGGATTGCGTACAACATTTTTAAATTTACCACGTTAGGGATTTATGGCGCTGTTCCAATGGCGATGATGAATGGATGCGAGTGCAAATGA